One segment of Triticum aestivum cultivar Chinese Spring chromosome 2A, IWGSC CS RefSeq v2.1, whole genome shotgun sequence DNA contains the following:
- the LOC123188149 gene encoding SUMO-activating enzyme subunit 2 gives MASAAAPASSEEAVKAAKVLMVGAGGIGCELLKTLALSGFRDIHVIDLDTIEVSNLNRQFLFRKSHVGQSKAHVARDAILKFRPNINIESHHANVKDAQFNVDFFKQFNVVLNGLDNLDARRHVNRLCLAAEVPLVESGTTGFLGQVTVHVKGKTECYECQPKPIPKSYPVCTITSTPSKFVHCIVWAKELLFAKLFGDKNQDNDLNVHSKDGSSSKSDVFERDVDEDLDQYAQRIYDHVFGYNIEVALENEETWKNRRRPNPVYIRDTLPEAVKQNGSSRDCSNDHEEPSAMASLGLTNPQEIWTLAENSRVLLEAFKLFFEKREKEIGNLVFDKDDQLAVEFVTAAANIRAHSFGIPLHSLFEAKGVAGNIVHAVATTNAIVAGLIVIEAIKVLRDDYKNYRMTYCLEHPTKKLLLMPVEPFEPNTSCYVCSETPLLLDVNTKVTKLKEVIDKIIKSKLGMNLPLVMIGSTLVFEDGDGLEEDEAANYALNLEKVLAELPAPVINGTKLTVEDFQQELSCSINIKHREEFDEEKEPDGMVLSGWSAPVEKQINSNGESKSAASSSSAHATDDTVEDPSKPGMKRKLDELLETKENCDASSSAQVVEDDDDCVMLDGNPALIKKKRLQ, from the exons ATTGACTTGGACACAATTGAGGTCAGCAATCTGAACAGACAGTTTTTGTTTCGGAAGAGTCATGTGGGACAGTCAAAAGCCCAT GTTGCTCGTGATGCTATTCTGAAATTTAGGCCAAACATCAAtatagaatcacaccatgcaaatGTTAAGGATGCCCAGTTCAATGTTGACTTTTTCAAGCAGTTTAATGTAGTTTTGAATGGCCTTGATAACTTGGATGCTAGACGACATGTGAATCGCCTCTGCCTTGCTGCTGAAGTTCCATTGGTTGAGAGTGGGACCACTGGGTTTCTCGGACAG GTTACCGTTCATGTCAAGGGTAAAACAGAATGCTATGAATGCCAACCTAAGCCTATCCCAAAATCATATCCAGTCTGCACAATTACAAGCACTCCATCAAAG TTTGTTCATTGCATTGTTTGGGCAAAGGAGCTTCTTTTTGCTAAGCTATTTGGTGATAAGAACCAAGATAATGACCTTAATGTGCATTCAAAAGATGGCAGCAGTTCAAAGTCAGATGTCTTTGAAAGGGAtgttgatgaagatcttgatcagtATGCTCAGAGGATTTATGATCATGTATTTGGTTATAATATCGAAGTTGCCTTAGAGAATGAAGAAACCTGGAAGAATCGGAGAAGACCAAATCCAGTATACATTAGAGACACATTACCTGAAGCAGTAAAGCAAAATGGTAGCTCGCGGGACTGCAGTAATGATCATGAAGAGCCTTCTGCTATGGCATCTTTAGGTCTTACAAATCCTCAAGAGATATGGACTCTGGCTGAAAATTCAAGAGTGCTTTTGGAGGCTTTTAAATTGTTTTTTGAGAAAAGAGAGAAG GAAATAGGGAACTTGGTTTTTGACAAGGATGACCAGTTAGCAGTTGAGTTTGTTACTGCTGCGGCTAATATCAGAGCTCACTCTTTTGGTATACCACTACATAGCCTATTTGAAGCTAAAGGTGTTGCTGGAAACATAGTTCATGCTGTGGCAACAACAAATGCTATAGTAGCTGGTCTCATTGTTATCGAAGCAATCAAAGTTCTCCGGGATGATTACAAGAACTACAG AATGACATATTGTCTTGAACATCCTACAAAGAAGTTGCTCCTGATGCCTGTAGAACCTTTTGAACCTAATACATCATGCTATGTCTGCTCTGAG ACCCCTCTTCTGCTGGATGTTAACACTAAGGTCACAAAGCTTAAGGAGGTTATCGACAAGATTATAAAAAGCAAACTTGGAATGAACCTACCGTTGGTAATGATTGGCTCTACACTTGTTTTTGAGGATGGCGATGGCTTAGAGGAAGACGAGGCTGCAAACTATGCTTTAAACCTTGAGAAG GTCTTGGCCGAACTGCCAGCTCCAGTTATTAATGGTACAAAGCTTACCGTTGAGGATTTCCAGCAGGAGCTGTCATGCAGCATCAACATCAAGCACAG GGAAGAGTTTGACGAGGAGAAAGAGCCTGACGGAATGGTTTTATCTGGATGGTCTGCTCCGGTGGAGAAACAGATTAATAGTAACGGGGAGAGCAAGTCGGCAGCTTCTTCATCCAGTGCGCATGCCACTGATGACACCGTTGAGGATCCATCTAAACCTGGGATGAAGCGCAAGCTGGATGAACTGTTGGAAACAAAGGAAAACTGTGATGCATCCAGTAGTGCTCAGGTTGTTGAAGACGATGATGATTGTGTGATGCTTGACGGGAACCCAGCGTTAATCAAGAAAAAGAGATTGCAATAG
- the LOC123188151 gene encoding uncharacterized protein, translating to MLPPQLPGPAGHLPLALAVTASFAISCSGRSRRRRRAKPKPIVFPPPPLRRLVSSSLRRLLPRPRPLRGGWLGRRGRRKAPAEDVVLLVLSLALGDRLAVLAEAWRASGLGQALGIWAAVWGGARRRKRTSGLRRLAALLLGIAFCALASHFRGAAFLEGLRKTGGGRKLARTFLH from the coding sequence ATGCTCCCGCCGCAACTCCCCGGACCCGCCGGGCACCTCCCGCTCGCCCTTGCCGTCACCGCCTCCTTCGCCATCAGCTGCAGCggccgctcccgccgccgccgccgtgcgaaGCCCAAGCCCATCGTGTTCCCGCCCCCGCCTCTCCGCCGCCTGgtctcctcctccctccgccgcctcctcccgcgcccgcgccctctccGCGGCGGATGGCTCGGGCGAAGGGGGAGGCGGAAGGCGCCCGCCGAGGACGTGGTGCTGCTCGTCCTCTCCCTGGCCCTGGGCGACAGGCTCGCCGTCCTCGCGGAGGCCTGGCGCGCGTCGGGGCTGGGCCAGGCGCTCGGCATCTGGGCGGCGGTGTGGGGAggagcgaggaggaggaagaggacgagcggGCTCCGGAGGCTCGCGGCGCTGCTGCTCGGGATCGCGTTCTGCGCGCTCGCGTCGCATTTCAGAGGGGCGGCGTTCCTGGAAGGCCtccggaagacgggcggcggccggaAATTAGCGCGGACTTTCCTGCACTGA
- the LOC123188150 gene encoding protein EFFECTOR OF TRANSCRIPTION 2, which yields MPLVAAARLKREDCPRTKHDSLFSPWKVLVGPSDWEDHSAGKEGVQRYHTRNLPDNFPGLYELGVARPSYDGVRARRNRSVVVVVVYLGQADNVRARLQQYGRTGSHLDAGNPLATVGKAEVNTFTAGPGLFREVFSRGYSVMFRCALMGSKKAAEKTEAQLLGVFDYAWNKLQNGACRREEILLKLEQGSHRLSLLGRVRHLKQRVFGEKAGIKINSTGSVEISSGSMKNMLPRVRTFVGFRPRLVNSGDDLNEAIDIHRKCTPQANTAGNKQAHRRSEGYKVKKVDVIERRTAPIREAEAVCGVMLEDGSSCLEDPLEGRKRCELHKGRRVRVAYSHKVSSSSSTCPVAIPTVESIPQQTANPSKPDQAWQTSADQSKNLSTNAKEPSLQRSSLEAKEMKIGEAPTEDEAYGTSHAESQFHQDEPVGRKWFELLKAQKSASAPSLRGQGCQTREANDNASAICGAVTDNGYCKLAPVAGRERCEEHRGIEVTGASSAPCSGRSGWPSVCGARASDGSPCKNQPIAGRKRCALHKGQRACCASTPSVK from the exons ATGCCTTTGGTCGCCGCCGCCAGACTGAAGCGGGAGGACTGCCCCCGCACCAAACACGACTCCCTCTTCTCCCCGTGGAAG GTTCTTGTCGGGCCGTCGGACTGGGAGGACCACTCCGCCGGCAAGGAGGGGGTCCAGAGGTATCACACACGCAACCTCCCGGACAACTTCCCTGGCCTCTACGAGCTGGGCGTTGCAAGGCCTTCCTATGATGGTGTCAGGGCTCGCAGAAATCGATCAGTTGTCGTCGTGGTGGTGTACCTCGGGCAGGCCGATAATGTCAGGGCGAGGCTCCAGCAGTACGGACGGACAGGGTCACACCTGGACGCCGGGAATCCATTGGCTACTGTCGGTAAAGCTGAGGTGAACACGTTCACGGCAGGACCTGGATTGTTCAGGGAAGTCTTCTCCAGAGGTTACTCCGTGATGTTTCGATGTGCGCTG ATGGGTTCCAAAAAAGCAGCTGAGAAGACTGAAGCTCAGCTACTGGGAGTATTTGATTatgcatggaacaaacttcagAATGGTGCGTGCCGTCGCGAAGAAATACTGCTCAAGTTAGAACAGGGAAGCCATAGATTATCTTTGCTTGGCAGAGTTCGGCACTTAAAACAGAGGGTGTTTGGAGAGAAAGCAGGTATAAAGATTAACAGTACTGGGTCTGTTGAGATTTCATCTGGCAGTATGAAAAATATGCTTCCAAGAGTCCGCACGTTTGTCGGCTTCAGACCTCGTTTAGTTAACTCTGGTGACGATTTGAACGAGGCAATTGATATTCACCGGAAATGCACACCTCAGGCCAATACTGCTGGTAATAAACAAGCACATAGAAGGTCTGAAGGATACAAGGTGAAAAAGGTCGATGTTATTGAACGGCGAACTGCGCCGATAAGAGAAGCCGAAGCTGTTTGTGGAGTAATGCTAGAAGATGGTTCTTCTTGTCTGGAGGACCCATTGGAAGGAAGGAAGAGGTGTGAGTTGCACAAAGGTAGAAGAGTCAGAGTCGCATACAGTCACAAAGTATCTTCTTCTAGCTCCACTTGCCCAGTTGCTATTCCAACTGTTGAATCTATACCTCAACAAACTGCTAATCCAAGCAAACCTGATCAAGCATGGCAAACCAGTGCAGACCAGTCCAAAAATCTGTCGACAAATGCTAAAGAACCATCACTGCAAAGGAGCAGCTTGGAAGCAAAGGAGATGAAAATCGGAGAAGCTCCTACAGAAGATGAAGCATATGGAACCTCCCATGCAGAATCTCAGTTCCACCAAGATGAGCCTGTTGGAAGAAAGTGGTTTGAGCTGCTCAAAGCACAGAAATCAGCCAGCGCACCATCGTTGAGAGGCCAAGGATGTCAGACAAGAGAAGCAAACGACAACGCATCAGCCATATGTGGAGCAGTGACAGATAATGGGTACTGCAAACTGGCACCAGTGGCAGGAAGGGAAAGATGCGAGGAGCACAGAGGAATTGAGGTCACTGGTGCTTCATCGGCACCATGTTCCGGAAGGTCGGGATGGCCATCTGTCTGTGGAGCTCGAGCATCCGATGGTTCACCTTGCAAGAATCAGCCAATCGCGGGGAGGAAGAGATGTGCGTTGCACAAAGGTCAAAGAGCGTGCTGCGCCTCCACGCCATCCGTCAAATAA